From one Paenibacillus sp. FSL K6-1330 genomic stretch:
- a CDS encoding AraC family transcriptional regulator: MNHHRIIEQALIHIEENLEQPLSVSSVALTFNMSKYYFHRLFSAMMGCSLNQYILSRRLNAALSLIYNNNLSLTDIAYQLAFGTQASFTRAFKQHYGIAPSSLRAGFNKISPTQIPTVVKRPFKNMNGDVVTDFTLTEFKETRISGIAFEVDLATDDYKKKIHSHSKMLLNHIDENINGSCFVIYSNCQPNSTRFKVLFGIPSEIQIHKPFYFTVDVPTIFCARFNYFGDLLDIGEVLKTDYARFLKISKQESDQSDIELIQVFNDVHNLDSTYHIYAPIKKLPDDLEI, encoded by the coding sequence ATGAACCATCATAGGATAATAGAACAAGCATTGATTCATATTGAGGAGAATTTAGAACAGCCTTTATCCGTGTCATCCGTTGCTCTTACTTTCAATATGTCTAAATATTATTTTCATAGGCTTTTCTCTGCCATGATGGGCTGTTCGTTAAATCAGTACATCCTATCTAGAAGATTGAATGCCGCTTTATCACTCATTTATAACAACAACTTATCGCTTACCGATATTGCTTATCAGTTAGCCTTTGGTACGCAAGCCTCATTCACCCGGGCATTCAAACAACATTACGGGATAGCTCCAAGTTCGCTAAGAGCAGGGTTCAATAAAATCTCTCCGACTCAAATACCTACTGTGGTTAAAAGACCATTTAAAAATATGAATGGTGATGTCGTCACGGATTTCACACTGACAGAGTTCAAAGAGACCCGAATAAGCGGGATTGCCTTTGAAGTAGACCTAGCCACTGATGATTACAAAAAGAAGATTCACTCTCATTCCAAAATGCTGTTGAATCATATTGATGAAAACATAAATGGTTCTTGTTTTGTCATTTATTCAAACTGTCAACCCAATTCAACCCGGTTCAAAGTTCTGTTCGGAATCCCAAGTGAAATTCAAATTCATAAACCCTTTTATTTCACGGTTGATGTACCGACTATTTTTTGTGCGAGGTTCAACTATTTTGGCGACCTGCTTGATATTGGAGAAGTGCTCAAAACAGACTATGCAAGATTCTTAAAGATTTCCAAGCAAGAGTCTGATCAATCGGATATTGAACTTATCCAAGTTTTTAATGACGTCCACAATCTGGATTCAACCTACCATATCTATGCACCCATCAAGAAACTCCCTGACGATCTGGAAATTTAA